One Streptomyces lincolnensis genomic region harbors:
- a CDS encoding class I adenylate-forming enzyme family protein produces MHDSGYAAKPWVALLNDAQRGPIDPVDSLVHALRRAVAEVPDRAFLAYFDGRLTYREVDELSDSVAGHLAARGLERGDRVAIVLQNSPHFVIALLGAWKAGAIVVPVNPMYKAGEVGHVLRDGEVAALVCSDRAWESYLREAAADSPVRIVLTACELDFQTRGDARVLAFERLSSAADADDLTAVARAGHQAPAGRDAGPSDLALISYTSGTSGTPKGATNTHGNIMCNAERQRLGLALPEAPVYFALAPLFHITGMVCELGACLDSAGLLVLAYRFEAGVVLDAFAEHRPHYTVGPSTAFMALAAHPAVTREHFSSFRNISSGGAPLPPALVEKFRAGFGPYIRNGYGLTECTAPCASVPPQLEAPVDPVSGTLAVGVPGPDTVVRIVDEQGAEVPFGEQGEIVVQGPQVVPGYWRRPDATAETFPDGELRTGDIGFMDPQGWLYVVDRKKDMINASGFKVWPREVEDVLYTHPAVREAAVVGVPDGYRGETVKAYISLRPGAETDPDDLAAYCKERLAAYKYPRQVEILPDLPKTASGKILRRELRSQVDGR; encoded by the coding sequence GTGCACGACTCCGGCTACGCGGCCAAGCCCTGGGTGGCGCTGCTGAACGACGCGCAGCGCGGCCCGATCGATCCGGTCGACTCCCTCGTGCACGCCCTGCGCCGGGCCGTCGCCGAGGTCCCGGACCGGGCCTTCCTGGCGTACTTCGACGGCCGTCTGACCTACCGCGAGGTCGACGAGCTGAGCGACTCGGTCGCCGGGCATCTCGCCGCCCGGGGACTGGAACGGGGCGACCGGGTGGCGATCGTGCTCCAGAACTCGCCGCACTTCGTGATCGCCCTCCTCGGGGCGTGGAAGGCGGGCGCGATCGTCGTGCCCGTCAACCCCATGTACAAGGCGGGGGAGGTCGGCCACGTCCTGCGCGACGGAGAGGTGGCCGCGCTGGTCTGCTCCGACCGGGCCTGGGAGTCGTATCTGCGCGAGGCGGCCGCCGACTCGCCGGTGCGGATCGTGCTCACCGCCTGCGAGCTGGACTTCCAGACGCGGGGCGACGCGCGGGTGCTGGCCTTCGAGCGGCTGTCGTCGGCCGCGGACGCCGACGACCTGACGGCCGTGGCCCGCGCGGGGCACCAGGCGCCCGCCGGACGGGACGCCGGACCCTCCGACCTCGCGCTGATCAGCTACACCTCGGGCACCAGCGGCACCCCCAAGGGCGCCACCAACACGCACGGCAACATCATGTGCAACGCCGAGCGGCAGCGGCTCGGCCTGGCCCTGCCCGAGGCGCCCGTGTACTTCGCGCTGGCGCCGCTGTTCCACATCACCGGGATGGTCTGCGAGCTCGGCGCGTGCCTCGACAGCGCGGGCCTGCTGGTGCTGGCGTACCGCTTCGAGGCGGGGGTCGTGCTGGACGCGTTCGCCGAGCACCGGCCGCACTACACGGTCGGTCCCTCGACCGCCTTCATGGCGCTGGCCGCCCACCCGGCCGTCACCCGAGAGCACTTCTCGTCCTTCCGGAACATCTCCTCCGGCGGCGCGCCCCTGCCGCCCGCCCTGGTGGAGAAGTTCCGGGCCGGTTTCGGGCCGTACATCCGCAACGGCTACGGCCTCACCGAGTGCACCGCGCCCTGCGCCTCCGTGCCGCCCCAGCTGGAGGCGCCCGTCGACCCGGTGTCCGGGACGCTGGCCGTGGGCGTGCCCGGTCCCGACACGGTCGTCCGGATCGTCGACGAGCAGGGCGCGGAGGTGCCCTTCGGGGAGCAGGGCGAGATCGTCGTACAAGGGCCGCAGGTCGTGCCGGGATACTGGCGGCGCCCCGACGCCACCGCCGAGACCTTCCCGGACGGGGAACTGCGCACCGGTGACATCGGGTTCATGGACCCGCAGGGCTGGCTGTACGTCGTCGACCGCAAGAAGGACATGATCAACGCGTCCGGCTTCAAGGTGTGGCCGCGCGAGGTCGAGGACGTGCTGTACACCCACCCGGCGGTGCGCGAGGCGGCCGTCGTCGGGGTACCCGACGGATATCGCGGGGAGACCGTCAAGGCCTACATCAGCCTCCGTCCGGGTGCCGAGACGGACCCCGACGACCTCGCCGCGTACTGCAAGGAGAGACTGGCCGCCTACAAGTACCCGCGTCAGGTGGAGATCCTGCCCGACCTGCCGAAGACGGCGAGTGGGAAGATCCTCAGGCGGGAACTGCGTTCCCAGGTGGACGGCCGGTGA
- a CDS encoding SDR family oxidoreductase, translating to MVEAVQGAGVVVTGAGGGIGAALARRFAAEGARVVVNDLDAGRAKAVAEEIGGIAVPGDASAIVGEASEALGGTVDVYCANAGVAFEGGNADRPLDENVWAASWDVNVMAHVRAAHALLPGWLERGSGRFVSTVSAAGLLTMIGAAPYSVTKHGAYAFAEYLALTYRHRGLKVHAICPQGVRTDMLAATGSAGDLVLKPTAVEPEDVARALFRGIEEDRFLILPHPEVAGYYRARAADPDHWLASMNHIQTKWEEAR from the coding sequence ATGGTGGAAGCCGTGCAGGGTGCGGGAGTGGTCGTCACCGGGGCGGGAGGCGGGATCGGGGCTGCTCTGGCCCGTCGGTTCGCCGCCGAAGGGGCCCGGGTCGTCGTCAATGACCTGGACGCGGGACGGGCGAAGGCCGTGGCCGAGGAGATCGGGGGGATCGCCGTCCCCGGGGACGCCTCCGCGATCGTCGGGGAGGCGAGCGAGGCGCTCGGCGGGACCGTCGACGTCTACTGCGCCAACGCCGGGGTCGCCTTCGAGGGCGGGAACGCCGACAGGCCCCTCGACGAGAACGTCTGGGCGGCCTCCTGGGACGTGAACGTCATGGCGCACGTCCGGGCCGCCCACGCGCTGCTTCCGGGCTGGCTGGAGCGGGGCAGCGGGCGGTTCGTGTCGACGGTGTCGGCGGCCGGGCTGCTCACCATGATCGGGGCCGCGCCCTACAGCGTGACCAAGCACGGGGCGTACGCCTTCGCCGAGTATCTGGCGCTGACGTACCGGCACCGGGGGCTGAAGGTGCACGCGATCTGTCCGCAGGGGGTGCGCACCGACATGCTGGCGGCGACCGGAAGCGCGGGCGACCTGGTGCTGAAGCCGACGGCCGTCGAGCCGGAGGACGTCGCCCGGGCACTGTTCCGGGGGATCGAGGAGGACCGGTTCCTGATCCTGCCGCATCCGGAGGTGGCCGGGTACTACCGGGCCCGGGCGGCCGATCCCGACCACTGGCTGGCGAGCATGAACCACATCCAGACCAAGTGGGAGGAGGCCCGGTGA